aacagtaaaatcgaatttaaaaaacaacaaaagaattttaaaaaataatttaaaaaaataaaaataataattaataaataaaaatttaaaaaattaaaacattaagaaATAGATATAGATTACGTGAATAACCTAAGGTGATTTGTGTTACGGATTATCCTGTTTTCGACAACACACTCTTTTAAAGAGTTGCTTACACTCCTGTCTGAACTGAACGTTACAGAAACCGTAGACGATAGGGTTGGCGCAGTTGTTCACCAAGTACGACCTGAGGAAGATGTTGACGGCCACCTCTTCCCCCTTCGTCAGGGACGAATAAAACGACGCTCCCACGTGCGTCCGGATAATAGTCACGATCAGGAAGGGTAAAAACGTCAACACATACACCACGGTAATAGCGAACAGCATCACAGTTGATCTCCCTGGACGGAATCTTAAACTGTCCCACTTCGTCTTAGATGTGTTTCTACGGCTCCCATTGGAAAACTTCGACAGAGAGTAGTCTGCCGGCATTTGGTGTTCCGCGTCATCATTGGATGTGTACGAACGTATTTTCCAGGTCTCGGGCCCGTCTTTTGGGGTCGCTGTGCTGCCAGCGTCATTGTGGCTGCTGGTTTCGCTTCGAATCCTTTTCAAGGCATCTTCGGAGCGACCCGACAAGCGTAACTTGGACTTCTTCCTCGTGAGTATCGCCCTGTAGATGAGTATATACAGGACAGATATGACCACCCCTATCAGGCTGAAGGCCACCCACAGATAGATGAAGAACGCTAACAGGTACGGCTTGTAGTGCTCCTGAGGATGCACGCCGCAGACTGCACCGGTGACGTTGGTCCTGATGGGCACGTCGATCCTGTCGTACATCACTACGGCCGGCCAGGAAACAGACACACCGGCGAAGAGCGCCACACAACAGGCGACCTTTGAAGCTCTGACGCTCATCGGCTTGGTGTACGGTTTGCAGATCTTGATGTACCTGTCGACGGCTATGACGAGAAAGATGGCGGAGGAGGCGTTGTTCATGACGTAGGTCGTGAATCGCGACATCTTGCAGATCTTGGCGTTGGAGAAGTAGTAGAAGTTCCGCAGCATCGCGATCTCCGTCGGCATGGTGATGACGCAGTTGACGAGGTCGATGATCGCCAGCGACAGTAGGAAGTACTTGAGAGTCGTCTTCTCCCAGCGGAACCCGTAGATGTAGATCGCCAGCGGGTTGCCAATGACTCCGATAACCATCAGTATGACGGTGTAGGTGATGGCCGGTATCAGTAACACAGCCTTGTCGTTGTTCATTCTCCGGATTATTTCCATTTCATCGAATGCTCCGTTTTCGGTTTCTTCTTCAGTTTCGTTTAAGAGACCCGTGGAATCCGAAAGTGTTGTCATGCTGTGATtgagttctctctctctccctcacccTTTCTCTTCTTGACGTCACTACTGGGTGATGGTTACACCAGCTTGAAATGTATTGGTACTGACGTGTCCATTAAGTGTTTTGTTACAACAGTCGACGTAAATCGTCATTCCTGAAAAAGTCAAACAGATAGTGTGGATAACAACAGCAATACGGCGTAGTTTACTGACAGATGAATTACATGTGTAACTAACTGTAATAGAATTATCACTATGTGCATAGAACAAACACGTTTCACTCTGTCACCCCGCGTAGTTTCGAAAGAAATGTGTCTGTGTTTTAGACAaagtaataacaaaatgtttgttttgtttagcaacatcactagagaacactggtttattaatcatcgggctattgggtgtaaaacatttggtaattttggcataaaatcttagagaggaaacccgctacatttttctattagtagcaagggatcttttatatgcaccatcccaccgacaggatagcacataccacaacccaCCTACAAACGAAGAtcgatcacacacacacacacacacacacacacacacacacacacacacacacacacacacacacacacacacacacagacacacacacgataTCAAcgacacatttaaaacaaaacaaaaaagacattCACAGCACGAAAGTTACATCGGTCGATTCCTAGAATGATAATCGTTCTTCTTCGTATATCAGTGACATTCATTGAATACTTTTCATGTCACATTCACCACAAACTTGTGCAACTTCGTCTAAAAATAAAGATCCATCAAGTTCTGTTTATCTATATTTTGGAATGTCGGAGGTGGGGATGTGGGTGTGGGCACGAGAATTCACAATACTGTGTTTGCGCCTAACATTAACCATCTCTCACGTCGCTACTTAAGATAGTCTGGGTTTGAAAACAGTTTAtcgttaaaaataatacaaaattctgAAAAGTTTTTTTGAAATTTTCATGATGAAAAGGATGTCGATTTGCATAGTATTTAGATAACCCATTTGTTTGAAGTGACGTGCTATTTCTAGTCCTAACTGATAGCAACGGTACAAGTAGTGTACTGCCACTTGTAGGACAGGAAGATGAGGCGGTGAGGTGACTAATTGAAACTGATGGCGGTCAACCTGTGTCGAGTTTTCACAAGGTAGTTATCAATGTTGAGTTCTCACTAAAACTAGCAGACACGTTGTGTTTTTCACAAGGTAGTTATCAATGTTGAGTTCTCACTAAAACTAGCAGACACGTTGTGTTTTTCACAAGGTAGTTATCAATGTTGAGTTCTCACTAAAACTAGCAGACACGTAGATTTCTTGATCGTTGTGTTTTTCACAAGGTAGTTATCAATGTTGAGTTCTCACTAAAACTAGCAGACACGTTGTGTTTTTCACAAGGTAGTTATCAATGTTGAGTTCTCATTAAACTAGCAGACACGTTGTGTTTTTCACAAGGTAGTTATCAATGTTGAGTTCTCACTAAAACTAGCAGACACGTAGATTTCTTGATCGTTGTGTTTTTCACAAGGTAGTTATCAATGTTGAGTTCTCACTAAAACTAGCAGACACGTTGTGTTTTTCACAAGGTAGTTATTAATGTTGAGTTCTCACTAAAACTAGCAGACACGTTGTGTTTTTCACAAGGTAGTTATCAATGTTGAGTTCTCACTAAAACTAGCAGACACGTTGTGTTTTTCACAGTATATATTCTGacattgtatttaaattgcATGCAGTAATTAATgatggtgtgtaaccttaaactatgaggggcaggacgtagcctagtggtaaagcgctcgcttggtgtgcagtcagtttgggattgatccccgtcggtgggcccattggtatatttctcgttccagccattgctccacgactggtatatcgaaggccgtggtatatactaacctgtctgagggatggtgcatataaaagaaccattgctgctaatcgaaaaagagtagcccatgaagtgtggtctttaaccatatgtctgacgccatataaccgagtgttgagtgcgtcgttaaataaaatatttctttcgtTTTCTTTCCTTAAAATATGGCACACGTCAAATTTATCCGAGCGCTA
Above is a genomic segment from Gigantopelta aegis isolate Gae_Host chromosome 7, Gae_host_genome, whole genome shotgun sequence containing:
- the LOC121377326 gene encoding G-protein coupled receptor 84-like; translation: MTTLSDSTGLLNETEEETENGAFDEMEIIRRMNNDKAVLLIPAITYTVILMVIGVIGNPLAIYIYGFRWEKTTLKYFLLSLAIIDLVNCVITMPTEIAMLRNFYYFSNAKICKMSRFTTYVMNNASSAIFLVIAVDRYIKICKPYTKPMSVRASKVACCVALFAGVSVSWPAVVMYDRIDVPIRTNVTGAVCGVHPQEHYKPYLLAFFIYLWVAFSLIGVVISVLYILIYRAILTRKKSKLRLSGRSEDALKRIRSETSSHNDAGSTATPKDGPETWKIRSYTSNDDAEHQMPADYSLSKFSNGSRRNTSKTKWDSLRFRPGRSTVMLFAITVVYVLTFLPFLIVTIIRTHVGASFYSSLTKGEEVAVNIFLRSYLVNNCANPIVYGFCNVQFRQECKQLFKRVCCRKQDNP